DNA from Kitasatospora acidiphila:
TGCACCACATCGGGCACACCGCGGCTCACCGGGATCTCCACGGTCTGCACGTCCGCGAACTCCGCCGCGCGCAGGGCGTCCTCGAAGGCGGTGGAGGGTCGGGCGCTCCACACCGCCAGGATGCCGCCCGGGTGCAGCCGGGCCCGGGCGGCGGCCAGGCCGGCCGGGCCGTAGAGGCCGTCGTTGGAGTCGGTGACCGTCCAGTCCGGGCCGTTGTCGATGTCCAGGCAGAGCGCGTCGTAGCGGTCCTCGGTGCCGGCCAGGTAGTCGACCAGGTCGACCTGGCGGATCGTCACCCGGGGGTCGGCCAGCGCCGCGCCGGAGATCTCCCCGAGCGGGCCGGTGCGGTGCCAGTCGATGATCGCCGGCTCCCGCTCGGCGACCGTGATCGCGCCCCAGCGCGGCTCGGCGGCGGCACGGGCCAGCGAGAACCCGACCCCCAGGCCGCCGATCAGCACCGACGGCCGCTCGGCGGTGAGCCGCTGCAGCGCGGCGTCGACCAGCAGCCGTTCCGAGCGGCCGTCGGCGGTGTCCATCAGGAAGCAGCCGTTGGCGATGATCTCGTGGTCGGCCCCGCGCCGGCGCAGCACCACCTCGCCGAACGGGCCGTCGCGCCGGTCGAGCACCACGGGTTCACCGGACTGGTCCCTGGTCGGCAGCTGATCGGTGGTCATGCGGGATCACCTTTCGCGAAGGGCTGGTCCGTTCAACGTACCGTCAGCTCGCCGTCCGCCAGGCCGTCGGTGAGCCCCTGGGCCAGCAGGCTGCCGAGCCGGGCGGCGCGGCGCAGCCTGGTCTCGAAGGCTGCGGCGCGGCGGAACGCCTCGCCGAGCTCGCGCTGGCGCTCGATCGGCAGCCGGGGCAGCTGGACCCGGCGGACGTCGAGCCGGGTGGTGGTGGAGGCGTGGCTGCTGGCCCAGCGGCTGCCGGCGGTGGAGCGCAGCCGGCCGGCCAGGTACTCGGGGTCGAGCAGTTCGGGGTCGGGGCGCAGCAGGTGCAGCCTGGCGCCGAGCGCCGCGCCGTCGGCCGGCTCACCGGGCCGGACCACCAGGGCGGTGCCGCCGCCGAGCACCGGCACCAGGACGTCGCCGGGCCGGGCGCGCAGCACCGCGCCGCCGTCGCCGTCGAGCACGGCGGCGGGCGGCTGGTCGTCGGTCAGGTCCTGGTCGGTCAGCACCGGGATGCCGGCGGCGCCGTCTACCGCCACGGGGGTCCGCCCCCAGCCTGGCGGCCGGGAGGTACCCCCACCGGCCGAAGGCGGGGGGAGGGTGGCCGGTCCCTGGCCCGAGGAGTACACCTCCAGCACGCCGGTCCTGGCCAGCTCGCCCAGTGTGGTGAGCGGGGTGCCGGCCGGCTCGGCGGGCTCGGTGACGGCGGGCAGCTGCCGGTCCAGGGCGGCCAGGGCGGTCAGTTCCTCGGCGAGCCGGTCGCGCAGCCGGTCGAGCTCCCGGGCGCCGCCGGGGGCGGTGGGCGGCGGCAGGTGGCGGGCCGGGGCCAGGTCGGTCTCGTCGTCGAGCAGGTCGATGGCGTCCAACACCCGGTGCACGCCCGGCCGTTCGGCGGGCAGCGGCTCGCCCTGGCGGACCGCCCGGTCGAAGCCGGTCCAGGTGTCCAGCACGGTGCGGTGCAGTTCGGGCCAGTCGATCCGGTCGCGGCCGCCGGCGGCACCGGCCGGCTGGGTGGCGGCCGCGTCGAGCAGCAGCAAGCGACGGTTGGCGGCGGGCGACCTTAGGGGCATCTCGCCCCCAGCCATGGGGGTCCCCCGGCCGGAGGCTGGAGGAGGCCGGGAGGTACCCCCAGGCCGAAGGCTGGGGAAAGTTCGGGGCGGCGCAGCAGCCACAGGTGCAGCGGCACGCCGAACGGCGGGGCGGCGCCGGCGGGCAGCGCGACCACCGCGCGCAGGGCGCCGCCGCGCAGCAGTTCGGCCCGCAGCCGGCGCCCGGAGCGGCGGGAGGCGACGGTGGGCGGCAGCAGCACGGCGGTCAGGCCGCCGGGGCGGGTGTGGGCCAGGCAGTGCAGCAGCCAGGCGAGTTCGGGCTCGGTTCGGGGCGGGGCCTGGTCGAACAGCCAGCGCGGGTCGTACCGCAACTCGTCGTGGCCCCAGTCGCGTTCGTTGTAGGGCGGGCGGCAGAGCACCGCGTCGGCGAGCAGGCCGGGGTGGGCGTCGGCCCGCAGTGCGTCACCGGCCCCGAGGTACAGGGGCAGCGGCCCGGGGGCGGTCGGTGGGGCGTGCAGGGCGAGCCGCAGCA
Protein-coding regions in this window:
- a CDS encoding spermidine synthase family protein — translated: MTTDQLPTRDQSGEPVVLDRRDGPFGEVVLRRRGADHEIIANGCFLMDTADGRSERLLVDAALQRLTAERPSVLIGGLGVGFSLARAAAEPRWGAITVAEREPAIIDWHRTGPLGEISGAALADPRVTIRQVDLVDYLAGTEDRYDALCLDIDNGPDWTVTDSNDGLYGPAGLAAARARLHPGGILAVWSARPSTAFEDALRAAEFADVQTVEIPVSRGVPDVVHLGRRP
- a CDS encoding type II restriction endonuclease subunit M, translating into MLLLDAAATQPAGAAGGRDRIDWPELHRTVLDTWTGFDRAVRQGEPLPAERPGVHRVLDAIDLLDDETDLAPARHLPPPTAPGGARELDRLRDRLAEELTALAALDRQLPAVTEPAEPAGTPLTTLGELARTGVLEVYSSGQGPATLPPPSAGGGTSRPPGWGRTPVAVDGAAGIPVLTDQDLTDDQPPAAVLDGDGGAVLRARPGDVLVPVLGGGTALVVRPGEPADGAALGARLHLLRPDPELLDPEYLAGRLRSTAGSRWASSHASTTTRLDVRRVQLPRLPIERQRELGEAFRRAAAFETRLRRAARLGSLLAQGLTDGLADGELTVR